The uncultured Cohaesibacter sp. genomic sequence GCTACACCGGCACCGTCGTGATGGAGCCGTTCGTGAAAATGGGCGGTGGCATCGGCAAGGACATTCGTGTCTGGCGCGATCTTAGCGACAACGCCGATCAGCAAAAGATGGACGAGGATGCGCGCAAGTCCCTTGAGTTTTCGCGCTTCGTTCTAGAGGGTTGCTGACTTGTAGGGTGCAATTTAAAGAAGTACAAAAGGGCAGGAACGGTTCTTTTGGTTACTTCGATTGAAAATCGGCCAGGCAGCGATGCCTGGGCCGGACTCTTCAAGCAGAAGCAGAATATGTCAGGTCAAGTGCAGTTATGGCATCGATTGAAAAAAGCGACACCCGAAAAGCAGACGAGATCTACTCGGATATTCTGAAGCAGATTTCGGTTGGCACATGGTCAGTGGGTGAGCAGCTGCCGACGGAACGGGCCTTTGCCGAACAGTTCAAGGTTTCTCGTCCGACAATGAGCCGGGTCCTCAATCGTTTGCGTGATAACGGGCATATCCGCCGCGTTGTCGGCGCGGGCACGTTCCTTGCCCGCAGAACACCACAGATGGCAGCCGACAAGACGGCTATTGGTCTGTTCGTGCCGGGCCTCGGTCGTGGCGAAATCTTCGAACCGATCTGCGCAAGCATTGCCGAACTGTCTCCCCAGCATAATGTAACCCTGATCTGGGGTGGCTTGCCCTCGTCCAGCATCGGGTCTGACGAACAACTCACCCAAGCGGCCGAGCGGCTCATCGAGCAGGGCATTCGCGGCGTCTTCTTCCAGCCGATCGAACGCGAACAGGGGTCTCTGGAATCCAGCCGCCGGATCGCAAAGCTGTTCAGTGATGCCGGGGTCAAGCTGGTGTTGCTCGACGCCGACTATGAGAGCTTCCCCAAACGCAGCGCCAACGATCTGGTCGAGATCGACAACACAGCCGCTTCCTATCAACTGGCGGAGCATTATCTCGATCAGGGGGCGGAGCGGGTCGACTTCGTCTGGCGTCCCTACACGGCCAACACGCTGCAGCCGCGCATCCGTGGATATCATGAGGCGCTCATCGACGCTGGCATTCAGCCGGACAAGATCTGGATGCACGAAGGCGACACGCGCGATGCGGGCTTCGTCTCCGACCTCGTCGAGAAGGGGGCGAAAAACATCATCTGCGCCAACGATGAAACCGCCTCGCAATTGATGAGCAGTCTGGAGGCTCTTGGCTTGTCCGTGCCCGGAGATGTGAGAGTTGCCGGCTTTGATGACGTGAAATATGCGCACATGCTGCGCGTTCCACTGACGACCGTACGCCAGCCGTGTCGCTCACTGGCCGAAGTGGCTCTGAAGACAATGATTGACCGCATTGAAATGCCCCTTTTACCGCCAATGGTCGTGACCCTTCAGGCGGAACTGTGCATCCGCCAATCCTCGCTGCTGCCGAAATGAGCGGGAAGACGAGATAACAAGAAAAGACTGCTTTCCAACAAGGTGTAATGAAGATGACGAAGCGCAAGGATCAGATAGCGGAGTTGGTTGGCGCAATAAGGCAACGGTTCAACGGCCAGAGACTGATCGTATGTCTCGCCGGAGCTCCCGGATCGGGCAAGTCGACGATGGCGGAAAAGCTGGTCGATGCCCTCAATGCCGATCAGCCGGGTCTGGCTATGCTCCTGCCGATGGATGGCTATCATTTCGACGACATCGTGCTCGAACAGCTTGGTAGAAAAGCGCGCAAGGGCGCGTCTGACACATTCGACGTCGGCGGGCTCGATTCCATCCTCAAGAGACTGCGCGACGGATCAGAGGAGGTGGTCGCAGTGCCGGTCTTTGACCGCTCGATCGAAATCGCGCGTGCCGGTGCACGGCTGATCCCGCGTTCGACCAAACTGATTGTCGTGGAAGGAAACTACCTCTTGCTTGACGCCGAACCTTGGCGGAGGCTGCGGCAGCATTTCGACTTTTCTGTCTTTATCGATGTGCCGGAAGCCACCCTTCGGGAGAGGCTCATGTGTCGCTGGCGGGACCTCAACTACAGCGAACAAGCGGCACTGGAAAAAGTCGACGGTAATGATCTCCCCAACGCGCGGATCGTGACATCTCAGAGCAGTGAACCTGACCTGCGGGTGAGTGGCACATAGCGGCTTGAGGCGTGAGTCTCGGGCCTCGTGCAGCGACCTAGCTGCAGGCTTCAGAGAAAATCAGCATTCTTAAAGAAAAATACGTCATGTTTTGAGGCTCTGCCATTCACTTCGATCAGCAGCGCGGGGCTGTTATGACGGATCCGTCCCGCGGCTTTACTATTGGGGCTGGCTTCTGCCTCGGGTCTGCTGACAGGCAGGCCCCGGCCCCCGGAGGTAATGCCGCTCCGGATGATAGCGCTGTTTGTTCCAGTTCAGCAGACGCCGGAGCAAATATCGGAATGTCATTCTGTCTATCCTTTTGTGGCGCTGCCCAGCGCATCGCAAGGGTTCAGTGTTTGCGTCGGGTACACCACGGCGTCAATCGGAACTCTGTGCCTGACGTTCCTTGAAGGATTGCACGGCTTCTTCCATATGGTCCTCGGCCTTTTGCGCCTGATTCTTCCGTCTGGCCGAGCGAATGGTGTCATAGACCACATAGACCAGCATAATTGCGACAATCGCCAGAATGGTCGCAGCGATGGGGCGCTCGATGAAGATCATAGGACCATCGCGAGAAATCAGCAGTGCCCGGCGGAAATTATTCTCAAGGATCGGGCCAAGGATCATGCCGATGAGGATCGGGGCGAGCGGGTAGTGCGCCTTGCGAAGCACATAACCAAGCACGCCGAAGGTGAACATGACCCACAGATCAAACACCGAGTTCTGCAGGGCAAAGGTGCCGATGGTCGAGAGCAACAGGACACCGGGCAACAGCCAGGCCTTTTGCAGCTTGAGGACCGAGCCGAAGAAGGGCACGAGGACGATGCCGAGCACGAGCAACGCGATGTTGCCCATGATGTAGGCGATGAAGATGCCGCCTGCGATATCGGGATTGTAGCGGAACAGTTCCGGGCCGGGGAAGAAGCCCAGAAGATAAAGCGCCCCGAGCAGCACGGCAGTGGAAGCGTCTCCGGGAATGCCCAGAGACAGGGTCGGGATCAGGGCGCCGCCGCAACAGCCGTTGTTGGCCGCCTCTGTTGCCACGACCCCGCCTTCCGCGCCTTCGCCAAATCCAGCATCAGGACCGGCAGCACGCTTGGCCACGGCATAGGAAATGAAGGCACTCACGTCACCGCCCGCACCGGGGATAGCACCAAGGAAGGTGCCGATCAATGCCGAGCGGACAAGGTTGATCTTGTGCGAGAGAGCCAGCCGAATGCCGCGAAACGAGACTTTCAGCTTCTGAATCTTCGGATGTTCAAGAAAGCCGCCGCGCTCGATCTGAAAAAAGAGCTCGGAGAGCGCAAATAGACCCACCACAACGGCCACCAGATGTGGACCACTGGTGAGGTTGAAGTTGCCGAAGGTGAAGCGATAGGCCTGCGTGAATTCGTCCGTGCCGACCGAGGCAAGGGCAAGACCCAGAGCGCCCGCGAGCATGCCCTTGATCGCCGATCCATCCGAGACGATGGCAATGGTCATCAGCCCCAGAAGAGCCATGGCGGCATATTCGGGCGGAGCGAAACGGAGGGCAAATTTGGCAAGGATCGGCGAGAAAAACAGGAGAACCATGCCGCCGACGAGCCCGCCAAGGGCCGAGGCCGAAATCGACAGGCCGATGGCATCCTGACTGCGCCCCTTCTGGGCCATTGGATAGCCGTCAAACAGGGTAGCGGCAGCGAGCGGGGTGCCCGGAATGCGCAGGAGAATAGCCGAAATGGAGCCGCCAGCCGATCCGCCGACATAGATCGCGACCAGCATACCCATTGCCGAAATAGGAGGCAGGTGAAAGGCCACGGGCAGCATCAGGACGATGCCCATAAGTGGGCCAAGGCCGGGCAGCACACCGATCATCAGGCCGGCAACAATGCCCATGATGGTGAGGAGAACGGACTGCAGGGTGAAGAAGAGCGGTGCGCCCTGAACAAGTAGGTCAAGCATCTGGAGCACTCCTCTCAGGAAAAGACGACGATTTCTAAGATGCCGACCGGAAGTACCACGTTGAGCAGCCCTTCGAACACATAGGCGACGCCCAGAGAGGCGGCAACGGCACCGACGACACAGGCGATCACCGATAATCCGAGCAGCCGGAAGAGCACGGCGAGCAACAGGATCGTCATGATGTGATAGCCAAGGATCGGCAAAGTGATGAGATAGACGATGAAGATGGCGGTCGCGATGAGCGCGCGCCCGGTGGTCTCCGTGGCATCAATCGGCGAGAAATGGGACACCTTGCCAAACAGGACCCGCAAGACATTCAGCCCCGCCAGACCGATCAGGATCCACGCGACGATCCGGGGGAAGATGGCTGCATTCTGCATTGGTCCGCCACCAGCAACACCCTGCTCCACGAGCGAGGTTTCGATCTGGTAGAGCATGACGATCGGAACGGTCAGAAAGAACAAACATGCAATCCAGTCGTAGGCATATTTTTTCGGGTTCGACATATCCATGGTCCTGTTGCTATTGTCCCCGGCAAGCCGGGGACAACGATGGTGTTCAATTTGGTTGGCTGACGCTGCTCAGCTTATTTCAGCTGTTCCTGTTCCCAGGTCAGAGCGTCGATTGCACTTTGCAGTTCGTCAGCGACGGGGCCTACGATCTCGTCATATTGTTCCGGCGCAAACATGGTTGGCACATAGCCCATGCCCAGAAGCTTGCTCTGGACTTCTTCGCTATTCATTGCCTTGCCCATGGCATCGCGCAGTTTGGCAACAACATCTTCAGGCGTACCCTTCTTGACCAGCCACCAGTCCCAGCCCATCGGGGAAAGATTTTTCATGCCCATGTCAATGCCGAATTCGCCGATCAGCGGCGCGCCATCGTAGGTTTTGGAGGAGTTCGGCAGGGTCGACAAGACGGCGAGAATACGCATGTCT encodes the following:
- a CDS encoding substrate-binding domain-containing protein, which codes for MASIEKSDTRKADEIYSDILKQISVGTWSVGEQLPTERAFAEQFKVSRPTMSRVLNRLRDNGHIRRVVGAGTFLARRTPQMAADKTAIGLFVPGLGRGEIFEPICASIAELSPQHNVTLIWGGLPSSSIGSDEQLTQAAERLIEQGIRGVFFQPIEREQGSLESSRRIAKLFSDAGVKLVLLDADYESFPKRSANDLVEIDNTAASYQLAEHYLDQGAERVDFVWRPYTANTLQPRIRGYHEALIDAGIQPDKIWMHEGDTRDAGFVSDLVEKGAKNIICANDETASQLMSSLEALGLSVPGDVRVAGFDDVKYAHMLRVPLTTVRQPCRSLAEVALKTMIDRIEMPLLPPMVVTLQAELCIRQSSLLPK
- a CDS encoding nucleoside triphosphate hydrolase, encoding MTKRKDQIAELVGAIRQRFNGQRLIVCLAGAPGSGKSTMAEKLVDALNADQPGLAMLLPMDGYHFDDIVLEQLGRKARKGASDTFDVGGLDSILKRLRDGSEEVVAVPVFDRSIEIARAGARLIPRSTKLIVVEGNYLLLDAEPWRRLRQHFDFSVFIDVPEATLRERLMCRWRDLNYSEQAALEKVDGNDLPNARIVTSQSSEPDLRVSGT
- a CDS encoding tripartite tricarboxylate transporter permease — translated: MLDLLVQGAPLFFTLQSVLLTIMGIVAGLMIGVLPGLGPLMGIVLMLPVAFHLPPISAMGMLVAIYVGGSAGGSISAILLRIPGTPLAAATLFDGYPMAQKGRSQDAIGLSISASALGGLVGGMVLLFFSPILAKFALRFAPPEYAAMALLGLMTIAIVSDGSAIKGMLAGALGLALASVGTDEFTQAYRFTFGNFNLTSGPHLVAVVVGLFALSELFFQIERGGFLEHPKIQKLKVSFRGIRLALSHKINLVRSALIGTFLGAIPGAGGDVSAFISYAVAKRAAGPDAGFGEGAEGGVVATEAANNGCCGGALIPTLSLGIPGDASTAVLLGALYLLGFFPGPELFRYNPDIAGGIFIAYIMGNIALLVLGIVLVPFFGSVLKLQKAWLLPGVLLLSTIGTFALQNSVFDLWVMFTFGVLGYVLRKAHYPLAPILIGMILGPILENNFRRALLISRDGPMIFIERPIAATILAIVAIMLVYVVYDTIRSARRKNQAQKAEDHMEEAVQSFKERQAQSSD
- a CDS encoding tripartite tricarboxylate transporter TctB family protein → MSNPKKYAYDWIACLFFLTVPIVMLYQIETSLVEQGVAGGGPMQNAAIFPRIVAWILIGLAGLNVLRVLFGKVSHFSPIDATETTGRALIATAIFIVYLITLPILGYHIMTILLLAVLFRLLGLSVIACVVGAVAASLGVAYVFEGLLNVVLPVGILEIVVFS